In one window of Astyanax mexicanus isolate ESR-SI-001 unplaced genomic scaffold, AstMex3_surface scaffold_48, whole genome shotgun sequence DNA:
- the LOC111190550 gene encoding alpha-tectorin-like isoform X23: MGFLIPLCIPLLLLISDVGSDTFTEIPQTTTTELLTTTTEAISNPSTDPCYNYSILDEPWRATNSPNYWWGLHCDQYISWNGWYRLLHQGNSVRMPDSCVSENMCGTHAPLWLNGPHPRLEDGVVSRQVCGSWNGACCYFNSFPIQVKACPGNYYVYEFVSPNGCSLAYCADVGNETTTEIPQTTTTETLPTTTEAISNPSTDPCDNYSILDEPWRATNSPNYWWGVHCDQYTSWNGWYRLLHQGNSVRMPDSCVSENMCGTHAPLWLNGPHPRLEDGVVSRQVCGSWNGACCFFNSSPIQVKACPGDYYVYEFVRPSSCSLAYCADVGNETTTEIPQTTTTETLPTTTDVGSITPSEITTTTQPPTTTTETPTTTAPLNTSTGPFYPFGVGDIENGRIDDGGSPAISLLQHFIFFGTTYAQLYVNNNGHLTFDQSWYSYVPYQFPANAGRDIIAPYWTDIDNYYNGIISYQQYTSGSVLTQATQDINQYFPQLHFNATWVFVATWNRVGYCCSNSGEETSFQVVLISDGRLSFVLMNYGHIAPTSRAVQAGYDTSDSSYYFSIPGSFQRNYNNDFTYTSNVNVTGRWAFRVDHGSQTCQFNGNTVPQGTSFWTDSSCWERCTCTRRGLQCSSQPCTYSQACRPAALEYSCQNVQRQTCTISGDPHYYTFDNQIFHFQGTCTYVLSEACGDGLPYYRIEGKNEHRGSTRVSWTRLVRVFVYDEELELVKDHQYEAKVNGSFASTPFSLRNGSIQVYQSGFSVAISTDFGLVVTYDAYSYVTISVPFDYQNATCGLCGNFNHHPEDDFRTPSGEVLSSDTDFANSWTATGDTDPGCQNTCSGLTCAACTEAQRSLYSNSDYCGILGDPAGPFSSCHSRLSPQTFMENCIYDLCVGGGYQPILCQALNVYSAQCQQQGVQLGLWRRQGFCEISCPRNSHFESSGTSCPATCSNPTAPVNCPLPNQESCICDAGYVLSAGECVSQANCGCTFEGLYYASGQSVILDGDCGRQCSCNSGVMSCQNYQCGPQEMCAIHNGVRGCRPIGYSTCWVEGPGFYHTYDGLMFSYPGACELTLSRVMGLSPLPNFAVTIQKQPSGPQGFSRVLTFEAEGTQVSMKMEEGGTATVDGQEVALPFSVGSGRIHIYHSSVKGIIMETTFGVTVRADWPHLIRITVPSTYNGTLGGLCGNFNEYLEDEFLSPDGVLLNDSRTFGDSWRDGSLSAHCEESTDIWQKGYYQDSNQFRMHCSILSSPSGPFAQCHSSLDPSAKVEDCISSLQQTEGAKEALCEALRGYAVLCQQNGIVLQEWRNITDCEFPCPTNSHYELCGTSCPAACPSLSFPYLCTQHCQEGCQCDDGLLLSGDHCVPPIGCGCLQEGRYRQGGERFWYGEQCQSLCICDGTTGFVRCNPSSCSEQETCRIVGGEYGCHPQPRATCSASGDPHYTSFDGRNFDFQGTCRYILSTVCSDNQDLPFFQVVAKNEAWNGLPVSITVEVSVNVSGHLVLVSRNKRGIAVIDSETKNLPVLLDSGSVSVYSSGQNTFITTDFGLSVSYDGSWVVRVTVPANYSGATCGLCGNFNGQTNDDFRIRSGELVSSASQFGADWKVGNDTSCDDECGDSCARCQNPVSARSQCEILRDRQGPVSFCHSYVDPEAYFNDCAFDLCLSEYQHDVLCRSIQTYVSACQSANAPVLPWRQNTTCRMDCPMNSHYELCGTDCEHTCASSIDSVCEHACSEGCFCNEGFVRSGGFCIPVEQCGCLYNGFYFNIGEKFWNQECSQHCECFAPNDLRCSSISCSPTQECMVKNGQRGCYSTMSSCMVWGDPHYLTFDGAVTTFQGTCSYEISKTCGNLLDNGLEFLVVATNMHRENKDVSFASVVDIWLSKGGQRSQITIGQNKRVKVDGTDIDSSAFQIGQLAELHQENDFVVVNASSELMVYFDGRFTLLVRLDESFHGSVCGMCGNNNGDAADDKAMPSGALAPSDDEFGNSWRSEISTQGCGAIDQRYDVNDCPFTQEYSEVCSIITNTSGPFQHCHFHVNPMVYFRSCVYDLCVYSSANGMLCSALEAYEVACTTMGLEISEWRSDLGCSYTDPCAELECTADEWCGEKDNIYGCFCNENHPRPKKESYDSKEECESSSGTMSLSRCQLFEAGFSADILHLSDPNCTGTIQNGRLVFSFDNDANICGTNLVANGTHFIYENTIQGGADSARGSIHRKKYLELQFSCIYQISQTLSMDTELTPLQSVVRKRLPGQGMYQVRIVPYQDAALSQPYNGSVKIVVDERIYVGVFVQGVDSRQIATVIDSCWATPENDQNHAVRWDLITNRCPNPEDTTVEVLQNGVSTTGRFSFRMFAFNGDYQKVFLHCSIHLCILEGNNCAARCFPGFHHRVGRSVDIHDMASISVGPFIWTV, encoded by the exons AGGCCATCAGTAACCCAAGCACTGACCCCTGTGATAACTACAGCATACTGGATGAGCCCTGGAGAGCCACAAACAGCCCCAATTACTGGTGGGGTGTACACTGTGACCAATACACCAGCTGGAACGGCTGGTATCGTCTGCTCCATCAGGGCAATAGCGTCCGGATGCCAGATTCATGTGTTAGTGAGAACATGTGTGGAACTCATGCCCCTCTCTGGCTGAATGGTCCTCATCCTCGACTGGAAGATGGAGTAGTCAGTCGGCAGGTCTGTGGGAGCTGGAACGGTGCCTGCTGCTTTTTTAATTCCTCCCCCATTCAAGTGAAAGCCTGTCCTGGAGATTACTACGTTTATGAGTTCGTCCGTCCAAGCAGCTGTTCTTTAGCTTACTGTGCAG ATGTTGGAAATGAAACCACTACAGAAATaccacaaacaacaacaactgaGACACTGCCTACCACTACAG ATGTTGGCAGCATTACCCCGTCAGAAATAACTACTACGACTCAGCCACCCACTACTACTACAG AGACGCCGACCACGACTGCTCCACTGAACACTAGCACAG GTCCTTTCTATCCATTTGGAGTTGGGGATATAGAGAACGGGCGAATTGATGATGGAGGTTCACCAGCTATATCTCTTCTACAGCACTTTATATTCTTTGGCACAACATACGCTCAACTTTAT gTCAACAATAATGGACACTTAACTTTTGATCAGTCGTGGTACAGCTACGTCCCCTATCAGTTTCCTGCTAATGCTGGACGAGACATCATTGCTCCATACTGGACAGACATTGACAATTATTACAATGGAATCATCTCATACCAGCAATACACATCTGGCAGTGTTCTCACTCAGGCTACCCAGGACATTAACCAGTATTTCCCTCAGCTTCATTTTAATGCCACTTGGGTCTTTGTTGCAACGTGGAACAGAGTAGGATACTGTTGCTCTAACTCAGGCGAa GAAACATCTTTCCAAGTAGTCTTGATTTCTGATGGACGGCTGTCTTTTGTTCTAATGAACTATGGTCACATTGCTCCAACAAGCCGGGCTGTACAG GCTGGTTATGACACAAGTGACTCCAGCTACTATTTCTCAATCCCCGGATCATTTCAACGCAACTACAACAATGACTTCACATACACAAGCAATGTGAATGTCACGGGCAGATGGGCTTTCCGTGTAGATCACGGATCACAAACATGTCAGTTTAATG GCAACACTGTACCTCAGGGAACCAGTTTCTGGACAGATTCCTCATGCTGGGAGAGATGCACCTGCACTCGCAGGGGTCTCCAGTGCAGCTCACAGCCTTGCACATACTCTCAAGCCTGCCGGCCTGCTGCCTTGGAGTACAGCTGCCAAAATGTTCAACGCCAAACCTGCACCATCTCTGGAGACCCTCACTACTACACCTTTGACAATCAGATCTTCCACTTTCAGGGGACCTGCACCTATGTCCTGTCGGAG GCTTGTGGGGATGGGTTGCCATACTATCGAATTGAAGGGAAAAATGAGCACAGGGGCAGCACACGTGTATCATGGACACGCTTAGTCCGAGTGTTTGTCTATGATGAAGAACTGGAACTGGTGAAAGATCATCAATATGAGGCCAAG gTCAATGGCAGTTTTGCATCAACACCTTTCAGCCTCCGGAATGGCTCCATTCAagtctaccagtcaggtttttcAGTGGCCATCAGTACAGATTTTGGCTTGGTTGTCACATATGATGCATATTCCTACGTGACCATCAGTGTGCCTTTTGACTACCAGAATGCAACCTGTGGCCTATGTGGCAATTTCAACCACCACCCAGAGGATGACTTCCGTACACCTTCAGGTGAAGTCTTGAGTTCAGATACAGACTTTGCAAATTCTTGGACAGCAACAGGGGACACAGATCCTGGCTGCCAGAATACCTGCTCAGGCTTGACTTGTGCTGCTTGTACTGAAGCTCAGAGGAGCCTCTACAGTAATTCAGACTACTGTGGAATCCTGGGAGATCCTGCTGGTCCTTTTAGCTCTTGCCACTCAAGACTGTCACCCCAGACCTTTATGGAGAACTGCATCTATGATCTTTGTGTGGGAGGAGGATACCAGCCAATCCTATGCCAGGCACTCAATGTGTATTCTGCTCAATGCCAGCAGCAAGGCGTTCAGCTTGGCCTTTGGAGGAGACAAGGATTCTGTG AAATCTCATGTCCCAGGAACAGTCACTTTGAGTCCAGTGGAACAAGCTGCCCTGCAACGTGCAGTAACCCCACTGCTCCCGTAAACTGCCCTTTGCCGAACCAGGAGAGCTGCATCTGTGACGCAGGATATGTCCTAAGTGCTGGAGAATGTGTATCTCAAGCCAACTGTGGCTGCACTTTTGAAGGACTCTACTATGCCAGTGGTCAGTCAGTGATATTGGATGGGGACTGTGGGAGGCAGTGTTCCTGCAACAGTGGAGTAATGAGCTGCCAAAACTACCAGTGTGGTCCACAAGAGATGTGTGCAATCCATAATGGTGTGAGAGGCTGCAGACCAATAGGCTATTCCACCTGCTGGGTTGAAGGACCAGGCTTCTATCACACATACGATGGACTGATGTTCAGCTACCCAGGAGCCTGTGAACTGACCCTCAGCAGGGTGATGGGACTTTCTCCACTCCCTAACTTTGCAGTAACAATTCAGAAACAGCCCTCAGGCCCTCAGGGCTTTTCCAGAGTGCTGACATTTGAGGCAGAGGGAACTCAGGTTTCTATGAAGATGGAAGAAGGAGGAACAGCAACT GTGGATGGTCAGGAAGTTGCTCTGCCATTTAGCGTTGGCAGCGGTCGAATCCATATCTACCACAGCAGTGTGAAGGGCATAATCATGGAAACCACTTTTGGTGTAACTGTACGAGCTGACTGGCCACACCTCATCCGAATCACTGTCCCCAGTACCTACAATGGCACACTTGGAGGACTGTGTGGGAATTTCAATGAATACCTTGAAGATGAATTCCTCAGTCCCGATGGAGTCTTGCTGAATGACTCGCGAACATTTGGGGATAGCTGGCGAGATGGGTCCCTCTCAGCCCACTGTGAAGAATCCACTGATATCTGGCAAAAAGGGTATTATCAGGACAGCAACCAGTTCAGGATGCATTGCAGCATACTTTCCTCACCATCTGGACCTTTCGCTCAATGCCACAGCAGTCTGGATCCCTCGGCGAAGGTAGAGGATTGTATCAGTTCCCTGCAACAGACAGAGGGTGCAAAGGAAGCCCTGTGTGAGGCCCTGCGAGGGTATGCTGTGCTTTGCCAGCAAAATGGCATTGTCTTGCAAGAATGGAGAAACATCACTGACTGTG AGTTCCCCTGCCCAACCAACAGTCATTATGAGCTGTGTGGAACTTCCTGCCCAGCAGCCTGCCCTAGTCTCTCATTCCCCTATCTGTGCACCCAACACTGCCAGGAAGGGTGCCAGTGTGATGATGGGCTTCTTCTGAGTGGAGACCACTGTGTGCCACCCATTGGCTGTGGCTGTCTGCAAGAAGGGCGCTATAGGCAGGGTGGGGAGCGTTTCTGGTACGGTGAGCAGTGCCAGTCCCTATGCATCTGTGATGGGACCACAGGTTTTGTCCGCTGCAACCCATCATCTTGCAGTGAGCAGGAAACCTGTCGTATTGTCGGAGGAGAATATGGCTGCCACCCTCAACCCCGTGCCACATGTTCTGCATCAGGGGATCCCCATTACACCTCTTTTGATGGACGTAATTTTGACTTCCAGGGCACCTGCAGATATATCTTGTCAACTGTCTGCAGTGACAATCAAGATCTACCATTTTTCCAGGTTGTTGCAAAAAATGAAGCATGGAATGGGCTCCCAGTCTCAATCACTGTTGAAGTTTCTGTTAATGTCTCAGGACACCTGGTTCTGGTCTCACGTAACAAGCGTGGCATTGCTGTG ATTGACAGTGAGACTAAGAATCTTCCAGTCCTCCTGGATTCTGGCAGTGTCTCTGTTTACTCCAGTGGGCAGAACACATTCATTACAACTGACTTTGGCCTAAGTGTGAGTTACGATGGCTCTTGGGTAGTGCGCGTCACTGTTCCAGCTAATTACAGTGGAGCAACCTGTGGCCTGTGTGGTAACTTTAATGGCCAGACAAATGATGATTTCCGAATTCGCTCAGGTGAACTGGTTTCTTCAGCTTCTCAGTTTGGAGCTGACTGGAAGGTCGGGAATGATACTTCATGCGATGATGAATGTGGAGACTCCTGTGCACGATGCCAAAACCCAGTGTCAGCACGGTCTCAGTGTGAGATTCTCAGGGACAGACAGGGTCCTGTAAGTTTCTGTCATTCCTACGTGGACCCCGAGGCCTACTTTAACGATTGTGCTTTCGACTTATGCCTCTCGGAGTACCAACATGATGTACTGTGTCGATCTATTCAAACCTATGTGAGTGCCTGCCAGTCTGCCAATGCTCCAGTCTTGCCCTGGAGGCAGAACACAACCTGCC GCATGGACTGTCCCATGAACAGCCACTATGAACTTTGTGGCACAGACTGTGAGCATACCTGTGCTAGTAGCATTGATTCTGTATGCGAGCATGCCTGTTCAGAGGGCTGCTTCTGTAATGAAGGCTTTGTGAGAAGTGGGGGCTTCTGTATCCCAGTGGAACAATGTGGCTGCCTCTACAATGGATTTTATTTCAAT ATAGGTGAGAAGTTCTGGAACCAAGAATGTTCACAACACTGTGAGTGTTTTGCTCCCAATGACCTCCGCTGCTCCTCCATCTCCTGCTCTCCCACCCAGGAGTGTATGGTCAAGAATGGCCAACGCGGCTGCTACAGCACAATGTCCTCATGCATGGTGTGGGGTGATCCCCATTACCTTACCTTTGATGGAGCTGTAACCACCTTCCAG GGCACTTGCTCATATGAGATATCTAAGACCTGTGGCAATCTCTTAGACAACGGCCTGGAGTTTCTTGTAGTGGCGACCAACATGCACCGTGAGAACAAGGATGTGTCCTTTGCCTCTGTAGTGGACATATGGCTTTCTAAAGGGGGACAGCGTTCACAGATTACTATCGGACAGAACAAGAGAGTGAAG GTTGATGGGACAGACATTGACTCATCTGCTTTTCAAATCGGCCAACTTGCAGAATTACATCAGGAGAATGATTTTGTGGTTGTAAATGCATCCAGTGAGTTGATGGTCTACTTTGATGGTCGTTTTACACTTTTGGTGAGACTGGACGAAAGCTTTCACGGATCTGTATGTGGAATGTGTGGAAACAATAACGGAGACGCTGCAGATGACAAAGCTATGCCCAGTGGAGCTCTTGCACCCAGTGACGATGAATTTGGCAACAGTTGGAGATCAGAAATCAGCACCCAAGG GTGTGGAGCTATTGATCAGAGATATGATGTGAACGACTGCCCCTTCACACAGGAGTACTCTGAAGTCTGCAGCATCATCACCAACACCAGCGGACCTTTCCAGCACTGTCATTTCCATGTCAACCCCATGGTTTACTTCAGGTCCTGCGTGTATGATCTATGTGTCTACTCATCAGCCAATGGCATGCTGTGTTCAGCTCTGGAGGCCTATGAGGTTGCTTGCACTACAATGGGTCTGGAGATCTCAGAGTGGCGCTCTGATCTAGGCTGCT CGTACACGGACCCTTGTGCAGAGCTGGAATGCACAGCAGACGAGTGGTGTGGAGAGAAAGATAACATCTATGGCTGCTTCTGTAACGAGAACCATCCTAGACCAAAGAAGGAGTCTTATG ACTCCAAAGaagagtgtgagagcagctctggCACCATGTCTCTGTCCCGCTGTCAGCTCTTTGAAGCTGGTTTCTCTGCTGACATCCTGCACCTGAGTGACCCCAACTGCACAGGGACAATCCAGAACGGCAGACTGGTCTTCTCCTTTGATAACGATGCAAACATCTGTGGGACAAATCTTGTG GCCAATGGTACACACTTCATCTATGAGAACACTATCCAAGGAGGAGCAGACTCAGCAAGAGGATCCATCCACAGAAAGAAATATCTAGAACTGCAGTTCTCCTGCATTTATCAGATCAGCCAGACCCTCTCCATGGACACAGAATTGACCCCTCTGCAGAG cGTCGTGCGCAAGAGGCTTCCAGGTCAGGGGATGTACCAGGTCCGGATCGTTCCCTATCAGGATGCTGCCCTCTCCCAACCTTACAACGGCAGTGTGAAGATAGTGGTGGACGAGAGGATCTATGTGGGAGTGTTTGTTCAGGGGGTGGACAGTCGTCAGATTGCCACAGTGATAGACTCATGTTGGGCCACTCCTGAGAATGACCAGAACCATGCTGTCCGCTGGGATCTCATCACTAACAG gTGTCCTAATCCAGAGGATACGACAGTAGAAGTTCTTCAGAACGGTGTCTCCACTACTGGCCGTTTCTCCTTCAGGATGTTTGCCTTTAATGGAGACTATCAGAAAGTTTTCCTTCACTGCTCCATTCACCTGTGCATTCTGGAGGGCAACAACTGTGCAGCG CGCTGTTTCCCTGGGTTTCACCACAGAGTTGGCCGGTCTGTGGACATCCATGACATGGCCTCCATATCTGTGGGGCCTTTCATCTGGACAGTCTGA